Within the Natranaeroarchaeum sulfidigenes genome, the region TATATAGAAAATCTTATTTTTACAAATATGAAAAATGAGAATTCCGGCAGAATCGGCGTATTGAGGCTCTACTACCGGATATATGTCTACTCTGCTGACGAGCGATTAACTGATGGCGATAGCTCAACTTCTCAGAAGTACTTGAGTGGAGTTCTATTGGCAACTCTTGAATTTCCGCCCTACCAGTTACTATCTTGATATGATTGATTAATAGGATAAATTCATATTTTTTATTTTGCCGGCAAATCGTCCAGTATCTATCGTCCGAGAATCGGCCGACCGTCACGCCACCAGACCGCAACCGCAACGAGCACGATCAGCGCTTCCAGCCAGTACGTCGTGACGGTCACACCTCCGGCCTCGACGAGCACTTTCCGGCCCGTATACTCCGGCATCTCCGTGATCGGCCAGAGCAAATAGCCCAGTTCGTCGTACGCCCCAACCAGCAGCGGCCAGAACGCATCGGAAACCAGATGGGAGAGATAGCCGACCGTGAAGCCAACGCCGAGACGTGCTCGTCCCCTACGTCGTGTGACGAACCACACCAGCAGGATCGTCGGCACGGCCACGAGCAACGAGTGGCCGACCGACCGCCCGACATGTCCTGCCAGCAGGATTCGTAGCGGCTGGTCGATGAGATCAGGTAACAGCGCGCCGATAACGACCGCAACCGTCGGACCTGCGGTAGGTGCCTCACCATCGAGACGCCGATACGCGCTGTAACAGAGGTAGCCAAAGAACGGGTGCACCAGCGGCCACATACTGGACCGTTACCGATCCTGGTAGGTAAGCCTCGGGGTATGCCAATCACTTCCACCCTCCTTTGGCAAGGTTCTTAGGCGATGCGGCGCTACGCTCGTGCAATGGCGACAGCGGAGAACACCGAACTCGTCGACGCCTTCGAGCAGTTCTACCGCAACTACTACCGCGAGGAGATCGGCGAGCTCGCACAGAACTATCCCGGCGAGCAGCGCTCCCTGTATATCGATTGGGACGACCTCTACCGATACGATCCCGATCTCGCCGACGACTTTCTCTCACAGCCCGAACAGCTCCAGGAGTACGCCGAAGAGGCGCTGCGGATCTACGACCTCCCGGTCGACGTGAGCCTCGGGCGGGCACACGTCCGCCTGTACAACCTCCCGGAGACGACCGGAATCCGTGATATCCGCTCACGACACGTCGGGCAACTACTGTCGGTCTCCGGCATCGTCCGCAAGGCGACGGACGTCCGGCCGAAGATCGAGGAAGCGGCCTTCGAGTGCCAGCGGTGTGGCACGTTGAACTACATCCCCCAGTCTTCCGGCGACTTTCAGGAACCTCACGAGTGTCAGGGCTGTGAGCGACAGGGCCCCTTCAATGTCAACTTCGATCAGTCGGAGTTCGTCGACGCACAGAAACTCCGGGTGCAGGAGAGTCCCGAGGGGCTGCGGGGCGGTGAGACGCCCCAGGCCGTCGATCTCACAATAGAGGACGACATCACCGGCGAGGTGACGGCTGGCGATCACGTCACCGTCACCGGCATTCTCCATCTCCAGCAGCAGGGTAACCAGCAGGAAAAATCACCGATTTTCGATATCTACATGGACGGTATCACCGTCGAGATCGAGGACGAGCAGTTCGAGGACATGGAGATCACCGAAGAGGAAAAGGCCGAGATCATCGAACTCTCCCAGTCGCCCGACATCTACGAGAAGATGATCGGTTCGATGGCCCCCTCGATCTACGGCTACGACCAGGAGAAACTCGCTATCATCCTCCAGCTCTTTTCCGGTGTTACCAAACACCTCCCCGATGGCTCGCGGATCCGCGGGGACCTGCATATGCTGTTGATCGGAGATCCGGGGACGGGTAAATGTGTTAAAGGTGATACGTTAGTAACACTGGCCGACGGACGCGAACGCCCTATCAAAGAGATCGTCGAGGCGAATCTCACGGATCCATCTCCAGTCGACGATGGAGTGTATGACTCTCTCGATCAGGATGTGGTCTCTCTGGGTACTGATGGAACTACTGAACTCCGTACTGCGACGAAGGTGTGGAAACGGGAGGCTCCCGACCGGATGTGTCAGATCAGGACCGCAAGCGGGTACGAACTCGAAGTGACTCCGTCACATCCGTTGTTCGTCAGCCGCCCCCGCGGGTACGAAGCCCGTATCGCTGATGAGCTACAGGTGGGTGACTCAGTTGCCATCTCACCCGATCGTCCTGACAAACCGCTGGCTACAGACGGCGGGGCACTCTCTGGGCCGGATTTTGACTCTGTGCCGTCTGGCGAAGGTTGGCCCGTGGAGCGGGATCATATCGAGTCTATCAATGTCGTCGAACCGGAGTACGACTGGGTCTACGATCTAGAGGTCAAAGGGACGCATAGCTACCTCTCGAACAACGTCTTTTCACATAACTCCCAACTATTGCAATATGTTCGAGAAATTTCTCCTAGATCTGTATATACGTCCGGGAAGGGATCTAGCGCTGCCGGGCTTACTGCCGCAGCGGTACGCGATGATTTTGGAGACGGCCAGCAATGGACGCTAGAGGCTGGCGCGATGGTGTTGGCAGATAAAGGCGTCGCAGCAGTCGACGAACTCGATAAGATGGATGCCGGAGATCGGTCGGCAATGCATGAGGGGCTAGAGCAGCAGTCCTACCACCCTGACACCGAAGTCCTGCTTGCGGACGGTCGACGCGTCGAAATCGGCGAGTTCGTCGACGAGCGGATTGAGGACGACGAGACCGAGGTGATTGATGGCGTTGATTGCGAGATCGCACCGGTCGAGGGCGTCAGGATCCACTCGACGGATCTCGACGCCAACGAGACGACCAAGACGTCGGTCGATCGGGTGAGCCGACACGAGGCTCCGGAGGAGTTCGTCCGCGTGACGTTCTCGAACGGTCGTGATGTCCTCGTGACGCCGGAGCACCCGATGTTCGTCGAGGAGGGGGGGACAATCGACACTGTCGAGGCCAGCAGTATCGAGGTGGGCCAGTACGTGCCAGCACCCCGTAAGCTACCCAACTCCTCGGCTGGCGTTTCTCTCGACGAGGAGGTGCATATCGGCAAAGAAAAAGACGTAACGCTCCCAGAGGAACTCTCCCCGGATCTGGCGGAGATTCTGGGACTGCTCACCGCAGAGGGCCACAGTTATGCGGGGTCGTCTCACGAGATCGGGTTCTCGAACCAGGATCCGCGACTGCTCGATAGGATCGATGTACTGATGCGAGACGTCTTTGAGATGGAGAGTACGGATACCGTTTCCACTGACGGAACAACCACAAAGCGGTGGGTATCGACGAAGCTCTACCGCTGGTTCGACCGGAACTTTGCAGGCGTGATGGAAACTGCGCGGGACAAGCGGATCCCGAGTGCTGTCCTCGGAGGGTCCGAAGAAGAAATCCGACGGTTCCTCGTCGGTGCGTTCGCGGGCGACGGCGGTGTCGAGAGCGAGGCGATGTCCTTTTCAACGGCATCGACAGGCCTCGCCGAAGATTATGCGGACGCGCTCTCCAAGATCGGTGTGGCTACCCGGATTCACCACGATATCGCCCAGGACTCCTGGAAGACGTACGTGATGGGCGATTCGACTGGGTCGTTCGTCGAACAGATCGTCGACCCGACCGACGACCGGTACGATGATGCACGGGCGTTTGCCGAGCGCAGCACTGATACGCGACGCCATCACGATGTCTTACCGCCGAGCGCGGCAGAAGAGATCCGAACACTGCGAACACTGCTGGGTATTGGTCTGACCGGACAGTTCTATCCGAACGTCGACGAGGGGTTCGGCGTTCAGATCGAAACTGTCGAAGCGGAGGTGGCAACGCTCCACGAGCGAATTGATGCGGTTCGGGCGTCCCTCGAAGACTGCGAGTCGGTATCGGAGATCCGAGCGGCGGTCGACTGGTCCTGTCGGCAGCTGGCCGAACGGATCGACGGCGAAACGACGAGTTCCATCTCCTACGCCGAGGACGGCGGCTATAATTCCGAACGCCGCACTCTGATCGCCGAGCGTGCAGCGGCTGCCGTTCGGGACGCGCTAGCCGAGGCTGAAGGTCGACTCGACACGCTCTCAGAAAAGACCGAACTGCGATATTACGAGGTGACGAACGTCGAAACGGTCCCGAACGAGGGTGATCACCAGTGTGAGTGGGTCTATGACGTGACAGTTGAACCGACCAACACGTTCGTGAGCCAGGGCGTTATCCTTCACAATTCGATCAGTATCAGCAAGGCAGGAATCAACGCCACCCTCAAATCCCGCTGTTCGCTTCTGGGCGCGGCAAACCCCAAGTACGGCCGCTTCGATCAGTACGAGTCGATCGGCGAGCAGATCGATCTCGAACCGGCGCTGATCTCGCGATTCGACCTGATCTTCACGGTCACCGATCAGCCGGACGAGGAAGAGGACTCCCGGCTGGCCGAACACATCTTGCAGACGAACTTTGCGGGGGAGTTGAACACCCAGCGCGAGGAGCTGAGCGCGCCAAACGTCACCCGCGAGCAGGTCGAGAGCCAGACCGAGGAAGTCGAACCCGTGATCGACGCTGAGTTGCTTCGCAAGTACGTCGCACACGCGAAATCGAACGTCTATCCGACGATGAGCGAGGAGGCCAAGGAGGCGATCCGGGACTTCTACGTCGACTTGCGTTCGAAAGGGACCGACGAGGATGCTCCCGTTCCGGTCACCGCCCGAAAGCTGGAGGCACTGGTCCGGCTTGCGGAGGCGAGCGCGCGGGTCCGCCTCGCCGACACCGTCGAGATCGAGGACGCCGAGCGCGTCATCGAGATCGTTCGCTCGTGTCTCCAGGATATCGGCGTCGATCCCGAGACGGGTCAGTACGACGCTGACGTCGTCGAGACGGGGACCAGCAAGTCCCAGCGCGACCGGATCAAGAACATCAAGCAGTTGATCGCAGATATCGAGACGGAGTACGATGAAGGCGCGCCCGTTGATGTGGTGCTCGATCGGGCCGACGAGATCGGGATGGATCAAACGAAGGCCGAACAGGAAATAGAGAAGCTCAAAACACAAGGTGAGTTGTATTCGCCCAGCACCGATCACGTACGGACTACATAATGGACCGAATTTCTGCGATCAGGAACGTCGAGGACGCGCTGGCAGCGTTCGAGGACGGTACGGTCGATCTTACAACGACTGAGGAGCGCGTACTGGCGGCCGTTCGGACCTACGCAACGGACTACGAGGGCGAGGCCACTGCGGCATATCGAGTCCAGCCGATCAGCCGCCAAGAGCCGGTCGTCGTGGTTGCGGCGTCGCCCGACGAGGCGGTCGAACGGGCAACGTCCATTCTGGGGGAGAACGTCGTCGCCGAGTCCGTCGAACGTATATAACCCGGTCCAGTTCATTAATTTTATTATATCTTGAGTGTAACATCCTGCCGTGATACTGGTGGTTACCTACTCGGTCGGGGCGCGACAGACGCTCCGGAACGTCTGCTCGGCCCACGAGGAAACGATCGTACGTCGACTCGGTCGGGCGGCGCTGTTCGAGGAGACGGAACTTGGGGCCTTTCTCGCGCTTCGACTCCGTGAGAAACACGGCTGTGACGTGCAGGTCGAACGGACGCGACCGTTCAACGAGTTCTCACTGGTTCCCGAATCGGTCAGGGAGGCTGCACAGGCCTACGAAGCCCGTTCTACCCCCAGCACGTCCTATGCGAAGTTCCAGTCGGGGACGGAGCATCCCCATCCGCGTGATCTTCAGGGGCAAACACTAACCGAATGACTGCGCAGCGAGGGCCATACGAGGGCGCATCTGGCAGTGGGATAGCGACTGCACCGGCTGCGGATCATCCCTCACGTCTTACAGCGACGATCGATGGGGTTACAGTTCGTGGCGTTGCGGTCGACCTCCGGCCGTGGTCGATCGATGCCGGGGACGCCGCCGCGGCAATCCGCGGGCGTGCTGACGAGTGTACCGTCGCGTGTTCGCGCCCCGGTTCGCTGTTTGACGCTGTCGGGGTGGTCGACCCCTCACTAAACGTATCACTTCGGCGGGTCCTCGCTGCGGTCGCACGTCGCCGCGGGTATCGGGCAGACGCCGCTGAGGAGCTCCGCCAGGTCCGGGTCGAACTTGCAACGCTTGCACCCCCCAGCTGTGATCGATCCAAGCAGCGGCGACAGGTCGCCACGGCCGGTGCCGACGAGGCTGAACTGGCCGAACGGGTCGCAACGATCCGCGGCGAACTGCAGGCCCGGCGTGACGCCGGTGTGGATGTCAGTGCCACCGAAAAGCGGCTCTCCGACGCTGTTGCTGCGCTGACGGATGCCCGGACTGAACGGCTATCGGCTGAACAGGCGCTCGACCGTGCTCGCGAGGACAGCAGGCCTTCCCGTAACCGGCGGGACCAACGTCTCCAGTTGCAGGATCGCGAGCGGAACCTTCAGCGGGTAATCCATCGTGAGCTTGCCGGCGCAGTCTACGACGAGTTCAAGGCTGCAGTTCGGCGTGTTCCCGGTGGAGCCGAAACGGGGCGTTCGGTCGACGGGTACGACGGCGATGACGTGACGGCTGCTCTTGCTGTTCTCCGGATGCTCCGAACGGCGACGCCAGCGGTCCTCGCAGTGGACCGGTTTGATGGCCCGAAACGGGCGGCACACACACTCGGTGTTCCCGTACTCCGGGTCTGAGCGGGCGGAAGTTCAAGTACGATCGGGCGGCGATCCGTTCTATGAAGTTGTCGTGGACTCAGCGGCGAGAGAACGGCGTAACGCTCGTCGAAGCGGTGATAGAGAGCACGGCGCCGACCGGCGAGGCGGCTGTAACGCTTCGAAGCACTCTCTCTGGACCGGTCTGGCCACCGCGATCACAGGGAGTGCCGGTGGCTGGCTGGGATGGCGATCGGTACGAGACGACCGTCGAGAGCGGCTGTCAGGTTGCTGTCGGCTTCGCAGCTCCCGGAGAGCCGTGTGAGCCCCCAGTCGAGATCGTCGAGCAAGAGCCGGTTGTGCGTGTCGATAACGATCAGGACGGGGCTGTCGATGCTGCCGACGTGCTCCGGGCGCTCGGTGATCCCACGCCACCTCGGAGAGCTATCCCGGCGTCGGTCCCCGATACTTCGGGTGCTGCTCCCTCGTTGCCGGAGGAGTGGCTCCCGGCTGGAAACGACCTGGGTGTCGAGACCGAACGTGAGCAATGATTCTGGCTGTGACAGGGGGAAAAGGTGGTGTCGGGAAGTCGACAGTCGCGCTAAACGTCGCTGCCGAACTCGACGCCGTGGTCGTTGATGCGGATCTCGGGATGGCAGATCTACCCGAGCGCCGAGGGCCCGACTTGCACGATGTCCTCGCGGGGCGCGCGGATCCGATCGAGGCTGTTGACGAGAGTGGACCCGTCGACTTGCTCCCCTGTGGTCGATCACTTCATGGGTTGAACGCCGCCGACCCACCCCGGCTCGTCGAGGCAGTCGAAACCGTCGAGCGAGAGTACGGTCGCGTCATTGTCGACTGTCCGGCCGGGATGTCGGCCGATGCCGGGCTCCCGTTGCACGTCGCCCAGCGCTGTCTACTGGTCACCTGTGCCGACGAGTTCGCGCTGCCCGACGCCATTCGTACACGAGCACTGGCACGGGTTCTCGACGCGGGGATCGAACGACTGGTACTCAATATGGCGGGCGAATCACCACCCGTCGATCGGGTTCGATCAGTGTTTGGGACGCCAGTCGTCACGATCCCGCGCTCCGACGCTGTTTCCCGGGCCCAGCGAACCGGTCGACCGGTTTCGACGGTCGCTCCGGGCGGTGGGCCAGCAGCACAGTTCGAATCGCTTGCAAGGGCGCTCCAGTCGGAGTGACCCGGGCCAGTCAGTCCATCTCGCACAACGCCTGAAACACCGACCGAAGCGTGACCGGTGAGACGTCCGCGACTGCCGACGCTTCTTTCTGTGTCAGGTTGTCGTCCAGTTCGCGCGCTGCGGTGTATAGACAGCCCGCGGCGACGCCGCTCGGATCGCGGCCGCCGAAGACGTTCGCCTCGCACCCTTCACCCGCCAGTTCGCGTGCGCGCCGCTCAAGCCCGGGGTCGAGGTCCAGTTCACTGGCAAAGCGGGGCAGATACTCACGCGGATCGATGGGACCAACGGGGAGTCCGAGCTCCCTGTTGAGCGCTCCGTAGGCGGCTTTGAACTCGTCCCGATCCGCACGGGCAACCGCCCCGATCTCGTCGATCGTTCGCGCGACGCCATTGACCCGGCAGGCAGCGTACGTCGTCGCCGCGGCAAACCCCTCCAGAGAGCGCCCACGCAGTAGATCCTCTTTCTGTGCGGAGCGAAAGAGCGAGCACGCGCCGTCCCGCACCGACTGTGGGAGCGAGAGCGCGGAGACCAGCCGTCGGATCTCAGTGAACGCGTACACCTGGTTACGCTCTACTTTCGTCGAGATCTGTGAGCGATTGTGTTCCCGGCGCATTCGTGCGACCTGTCGTCGTTTGCGGCCGGTGAGCCGAGTCCTGGAACCGGATCCAATCTCGGTTGACAGTCCTCTATCATGACGTGACCGAGTCAGGGGTGCGCCAGTTCGTTTTCGATTGCGGTCATCGTCCTCGAACGTTCGCCACTCCGGGCCCCGGTCGATCCGATCCGCACCGACAACCAGCCCACACTCCGAACAGAGTGTTTCGTCGCCGTCTACAGTCAATCCACCACCACACTCGGGACACGCGTTCGCCGTCGTACTGCCACTCATACAGTTGGATCTTGGTCCCGCTCAAGTATTTAAAGAAGTGATGAATATGGAATAAACTCCCGGATCGTCCCAGTCGAACGTACCGGTAACCGGTACGTTATGGTTTGTTTCAGAAAATTATTTGTAATACTATGAATAAGTGGGGACGATGCTTTCGGAGATCGCCGACGGTATCGAGCTCACCGAGCGCCAGCGCGATCGAGGGATTGCGACCGTCGATGAGACGGCCGAAACGCTGGCGGAGGGGCTCGTCGAGCACGCTGACGAGCTTCCCTGCCAGCCAGCGACGGCTGCGATGGTCGTCAATACCTACACCGCCGGGCGGAGCGTCGGCGACGTGGCACGCGAGGCTGGCGTGACACCGATGACCGCGGCCAAGACGCTCCACCTGCTCGGCGTCGATGGAATGTCGCCGCTCGCTCCGCGGGCACGAGGGATCGTTCGAGACTGGCAACGTGGTGAGATCTCACGTACCGACGCGGAAACACTCGTGCAGGCGAGCGAGACGGAGTTCGCACTGGCCGCGTTCATCGAAGCTCACGAGCCGATCGACGGTGTGACAGAGCTCACTTCGGCCGCGCTCGCCGAGCACGGCGACGCGGCGGTCGACAAGCGTGATCGGCTGGCCGAGACGATGAGCGGCGTCGGCGAACTTCGCTGATCAGGGACGAAGCCGTTCTGTCAGTCCCGGCTCCTCGAATGCGAGATCTAGCGAGCGATCGAACAGTCCTTCCGCGACCGCCACAACCGCCGGTGCGAACTCCGGGTCCAGCGCCGTGACGGCCGGTGCGTCGGTAACTGCCGTCAGTTCGCTTTCCGGCACTGCGATGCCGATCGAACCGTCCGGTACCTCCTCGCACCGGTTTGCGACCGCCAGATCGTCGGTCGTTCCAATGTCGGTCAGGCGGGCCCTCGTCCGCTGGAGTGCGTCGACGCCGCGGTTAGTTCCCGGGGCAACCAGTCCAACCCGATCAGTCGCGGTTACCGCCGCCACCGCCGGATTCGTAGCTACTGGCGGCGTGTCCACGAGCACGTACTCAAACTCGGTCGCTAGCTGATCGAGCACGTCCTCGAACGTCGTCGCTGCACCGGCAGTCTTGGCGCGGGCGAGCGCCCCGAACGAAGCACGGGACGGAAGGCATTCCAGCCGCCCCTCGGTGTCGATCGATAGCTCCTGCGTCGCTGCGAGCGGCCGTGGATCCTCACCGGTTACGAGCGTCACGATATCGTCGTCGATCCGACCGGGAACGTAATCGGAGAGTCCCTGCGTTCCGAACGCGACATCGGTCAGCGCGACATCCGCGCCGTCCATCGCGAGCGCGGTGCCCACTTCCACCGTCATTCGTGTTGCCCCTGCGCCGCCGGTAACGCCTGCAACCGCGGCCGTGGTAGGTGCCGTTTCCATAGAATATTGTTTATTTCTCTTCGAGCAAAAATATGTTCAAATATCTCTGGTGCCGTACTCGGTAGCCACCGCACATCCAACAACCCCACCGACGCCGAGGCGCTGGTGTCGCCAGCCATCATCGGCTTCGACGAGGATAGTTCCCTCCGCAGTCACAATGGACGTCCGGTCCCCGTATGCGATATCGATGGGTGTCTCGTCGACTGGGATCCGGACCGGTGCCCACCGGTCGCCGTCCGGGCTGGCCGTGTACAGCGTGTTGTCGATCACGGCGTGACGCCGCCCGCCGCCGTCGCTCGTGACGGCCGCCGCGTCGCCCTCGTGAAGCGTCATCCAGCCGTTCCCGAGCCGGTACAGCCCCGTTTCCGTAGCAGCGAGCGGCGTGCCTCTCGCATCGATGTCTCGGACACGGTCGAGTCCGGCTGCGACTAGTTCGCCGTCGATGACGCGGTAGACACCGTCTTCGGTTCCGACGAGCGCACTGTCGATCGCCCTGACCGCGCCCTCCGTGGTACCGATCTCGTCGACGCCCTCGGCGTCCACCCGTACGACACGCCCCCCGTCGTCGCCCGCGATGACGTCCTCGCCATCGAACCCGACTGCCGATGCCGGCCCGACGCCGAGATCGACCGGCTCCTCGCCCAGCAGCGTGACGTCCTCGTCGGTCGCTACGACGATCCGACCCGGCGCGCCAGCGATATCCCGGACCGGCGTGCGGTACTCCAGTCCGAACTCGCCGACGCGCGGGCCCGAGAGTGAGGCGACGACGACGCCGAGTTCAGTTCCGACGAACAGTCGGATTCGGCCCTCCTTGCCCCCGAAGATCCGTTTCTCCCTGATGTCGTCCATACGGGAGACCACGGTGCGGTGTTCCGAAAGGATTCCGACAGTGGTCTCGACTTGGCTGTCGCCCGCTCAGAACTCCGAATCCGACTCGACCGGCACGCCCTCGTCGCCGTCGAGATCGAACTCCTGTCGAAGCTCCCGGATGCGGTCGCGGATATCTGCGGCGAGCTCGAACTCCAGGTTCTCGGCGGCCTCGTTCATCCGGCGTTCGAGCTCCTGGATCTGTCGGGCGGCGTCGTCCTCGTCCACCGGTCCCTCGCCTGCCACGGAACTGGTGTCGGTCTTGCTGCCGGGGAGGTTCGTCTCGCCGATCTCCTTCTCGATCGTCGTCGGCTCGAAGCCGTTCGCTTCGTTGTACTCCTGTTGAATCTCCCGGCGGCGCTGGGTCTCGTCGATCGCCGCAGCCATCGAATCGGTCACCTCGTCGGCGTACAGCACGACTTCGCCATCGACGTTTCGGGCGGCCCGACCCATCGTCTGGACGAGCGTGGTCTCGGATCGGAGAAAGCCTTCCTGGTCGGCGTCAAGGATGGCGACCAGCGAGACTTCCGGGATGTCCAGCCCCTCCCGGAGCAGGTTGATCCCGACGAGCACGTCGATCTCGCCGAGTCGCAAGGAGCGGATCAGCTCGTGGCGCTCCAGCGTGTCCGTTTCGTCGTGCATGTAGGCCACGTCGATGCCTGCCTCTTCGAGGTATTCGGTGAGGTCCTCGGCCATCCGCTTGGTGAGGGTGGTCACGAGCGTCCGGTCGCCCGCCTCGATCTGGGCGTCGATGCGCTCCATGAGGTTCTCGACCTGCCCGGTTGCGTCCTCGACCTCGACTTTGGGATCGACAAGGTGGGTCGGACGAACGATCTGCTCGACGATCTGCCCCGAGTGCTCGCGCTCGTACTCGCCCGGCGTCGCGCTGACGTACAGCGTCCGGTCGGTCTTTTCCTCGAACTCCTCGAACGTGAGCGGGCGGTTGTCGAAGGCCGTCGGCAGCCGAAAGCCGTTCTCGACGAGCGATTCCTTGCGCGATTTGTCGCCCGCGAACTGGCCTTTGATCTGTGGGATCGTCTGGTGGGACTCGTCGATCACCGTCAGAAAGTCGTCGGGGAAGTAATCCATCAGCGTGTAGGGCGCTTCGCCGGACTCCCGATCCGCGAGATAGACCGAGTAGTTCTCGATGCCCGAGCAGTAGCCCGCCTCGCGCATCATCTCCAGGTCGAAGGTGGTGCGCTCCTCGATGCGCTGGGCGGCGAGCATGTCTCCCTTGCGCTCGAAGTAGGCGATCCGATCCTGCATGTCAGACTCGATCTGGGCGATGGCCTCTTCCATCGTGTCGTCGTCGACCGAGTAGTGCTCCGCAGGGTGAAAGAGAACGGCGGGCTCGTCACTCTCGACTGTCCCCTCCAGGGGGTCGACCTTGATCATCCGGTCGATCTCGTCGCCCCACAGCTCGACCCGTACCGCGTACCGGCCGTACATCGGGTAGATCTCGACGGTGTCGCCCCGGACCCGGAACGTGCCCTGCGTGAAGTCGACGTCGTTGCGCTCGTAGTTCAGGTCGACCAGCCGTTTCAGTAGCTCCTCGCGACCGATCTCCTGACCGACTTCGAGGCGCAGGGACATCCCCTCGTAGTTCGCCGGGTCACCGAGCCCGTAGATCGCGGAGACCGAGGCGACGACGATCACGTCCTCGCGCGTGAGCAGCGAGCGCGTCGCCGAGTGTCGTAGTTTGTCGATCTCGTCGTTGATCGAGGCGTCCTTGTCGATGTAGGTGTCGGTCTGCTCGACGTAGGCCTCTGGCTGGTAGTAGTCG harbors:
- a CDS encoding DUF7858 family protein encodes the protein MLSEIADGIELTERQRDRGIATVDETAETLAEGLVEHADELPCQPATAAMVVNTYTAGRSVGDVAREAGVTPMTAAKTLHLLGVDGMSPLAPRARGIVRDWQRGEISRTDAETLVQASETEFALAAFIEAHEPIDGVTELTSAALAEHGDAAVDKRDRLAETMSGVGELR
- the uvrB gene encoding excinuclease ABC subunit UvrB: MSDTNSGPLSPDRPEQERPFAVDAPFDPAGDQPEAIQQLAEGYRSGMDEQTLLGVTGSGKTNTVSWVVEEIQTPTLVIAHNKTLAAQLYEEFRNLFPNNAVEYFVSYYDYYQPEAYVEQTDTYIDKDASINDEIDKLRHSATRSLLTREDVIVVASVSAIYGLGDPANYEGMSLRLEVGQEIGREELLKRLVDLNYERNDVDFTQGTFRVRGDTVEIYPMYGRYAVRVELWGDEIDRMIKVDPLEGTVESDEPAVLFHPAEHYSVDDDTMEEAIAQIESDMQDRIAYFERKGDMLAAQRIEERTTFDLEMMREAGYCSGIENYSVYLADRESGEAPYTLMDYFPDDFLTVIDESHQTIPQIKGQFAGDKSRKESLVENGFRLPTAFDNRPLTFEEFEEKTDRTLYVSATPGEYEREHSGQIVEQIVRPTHLVDPKVEVEDATGQVENLMERIDAQIEAGDRTLVTTLTKRMAEDLTEYLEEAGIDVAYMHDETDTLERHELIRSLRLGEIDVLVGINLLREGLDIPEVSLVAILDADQEGFLRSETTLVQTMGRAARNVDGEVVLYADEVTDSMAAAIDETQRRREIQQEYNEANGFEPTTIEKEIGETNLPGSKTDTSSVAGEGPVDEDDAARQIQELERRMNEAAENLEFELAADIRDRIRELRQEFDLDGDEGVPVESDSEF
- a CDS encoding HVO_0234 family beta-propeller protein, with the translated sequence MDDIREKRIFGGKEGRIRLFVGTELGVVVASLSGPRVGEFGLEYRTPVRDIAGAPGRIVVATDEDVTLLGEEPVDLGVGPASAVGFDGEDVIAGDDGGRVVRVDAEGVDEIGTTEGAVRAIDSALVGTEDGVYRVIDGELVAAGLDRVRDIDARGTPLAATETGLYRLGNGWMTLHEGDAAAVTSDGGGRRHAVIDNTLYTASPDGDRWAPVRIPVDETPIDIAYGDRTSIVTAEGTILVEADDGWRHQRLGVGGVVGCAVATEYGTRDI
- a CDS encoding AAA family ATPase, translated to METAPTTAAVAGVTGGAGATRMTVEVGTALAMDGADVALTDVAFGTQGLSDYVPGRIDDDIVTLVTGEDPRPLAATQELSIDTEGRLECLPSRASFGALARAKTAGAATTFEDVLDQLATEFEYVLVDTPPVATNPAVAAVTATDRVGLVAPGTNRGVDALQRTRARLTDIGTTDDLAVANRCEEVPDGSIGIAVPESELTAVTDAPAVTALDPEFAPAVVAVAEGLFDRSLDLAFEEPGLTERLRP